From Calothrix sp. PCC 6303, a single genomic window includes:
- a CDS encoding cellulose biosynthesis cyclic di-GMP-binding regulatory protein BcsB — protein MKQLFLLSKISKKAVVVTFCFLLFPSTLLSAKATNSQLSEEKISQGDVTLLAQATPATNTTDKKDEANAKDDKKLISHILQFNRSPIVGNSLRLRGQYAESRLGFTRPRNWKLDQGTIQAEIRFQHSPALYANRSNLTVLVNGRSVGSTPLNRKQSQIGKLLVNIPPSFLQDYNQITMVAQQNDSQECTDPTSPDLWTEILPDSKITFKYQNQPTSTLLNFNRYPYPIFDELGLENNKIVFIQPSQVEQSWLTSAARFQAALGRFADFRPLETGMATNMAAVKDSDRVIILGTPTEQPTLSQLKDLPLKISGDRILDNSQNPIPEDRGVLILTQTKKDGGAPILIVTGNSAKGVAKAAQFLSQADLRKMGTGQVVFVDKVQETTTPAARQWSRYLPEANSFLLSDLKINNGNKPFKDVTVSGSGAPPIEIDFRALPDDRFVRGSSMNLIYSYGPQINPRTSAVQVFLDGNFIGGARLTDDQGETRRTLKVDLPANLVTPSSKLQVFFRMNAKEAFNKERCIQPPGEQLTGRVHADTSFNLKRETSVQLPNLELMRFGYPFVAPQDLSATTVVMPQNPSENDILTLLEVSERLGRLSQSDGMKLEVHTRESLPESIRKKNNLVAIGTLSKFPIPEALKSQGFNLSQAFNRSSAAGAVQTPQDQQGMIKQVVSPWNSQRVVLALAASTDSGLEKVRQVLNQDPWFSQLKEDTVLISSNEPNPKPYDPDAYQLAFFKDAQSSSRVEDTTPLSKASRLIQDNWLLLPIGVVGLSLVLYGIVQQYLKRLSGGSGSK, from the coding sequence ATGAAGCAGTTGTTTCTACTATCAAAAATCAGCAAGAAAGCAGTGGTCGTAACTTTCTGTTTTTTGCTATTTCCCAGCACACTATTGAGTGCTAAAGCTACCAATAGTCAGCTTTCAGAGGAAAAAATTTCTCAGGGTGATGTGACTTTACTGGCACAAGCAACACCTGCAACAAATACCACTGACAAAAAAGACGAAGCAAACGCTAAAGATGACAAAAAACTAATTTCCCATATCTTACAATTTAATCGCAGTCCTATAGTTGGTAATAGTTTAAGATTACGGGGACAGTATGCAGAAAGTCGTTTAGGATTTACTCGTCCGCGAAATTGGAAACTTGATCAAGGAACAATTCAAGCTGAAATCCGTTTCCAACATTCACCAGCTTTATATGCAAATCGTTCTAATTTGACGGTATTAGTCAACGGTAGAAGTGTTGGTAGTACACCTTTAAATCGTAAACAGTCACAAATTGGGAAACTGCTGGTAAACATTCCACCCAGTTTCCTACAGGACTACAACCAGATTACGATGGTGGCGCAACAAAATGATTCCCAAGAATGTACAGACCCCACCAGTCCTGATTTGTGGACAGAAATTCTACCCGACTCCAAAATTACTTTCAAATATCAAAATCAACCAACCTCAACTTTATTAAACTTTAATCGTTATCCCTACCCAATTTTTGATGAATTAGGGCTAGAAAACAACAAAATTGTCTTCATCCAACCTAGCCAAGTAGAACAATCCTGGCTAACTAGTGCAGCGCGCTTTCAAGCAGCTTTGGGAAGATTTGCCGATTTCCGTCCTTTAGAGACAGGAATGGCTACTAATATGGCAGCGGTGAAAGATAGCGATCGCGTAATTATTTTAGGTACCCCTACAGAACAACCAACCCTATCCCAACTCAAAGATCTACCCCTGAAGATATCAGGCGATCGCATCCTCGATAATAGTCAAAATCCCATCCCGGAAGATCGAGGTGTCTTAATCCTGACTCAAACCAAAAAAGATGGCGGTGCGCCAATTTTAATTGTCACCGGAAATAGTGCTAAAGGAGTGGCAAAAGCCGCACAATTCCTCTCCCAAGCCGATTTACGGAAGATGGGTACAGGTCAGGTTGTTTTCGTTGATAAAGTTCAGGAAACAACAACACCAGCAGCTAGACAATGGTCAAGATATCTACCGGAAGCCAATTCTTTCTTACTCAGCGACCTCAAAATTAATAATGGCAATAAACCCTTCAAAGATGTCACCGTAAGTGGATCTGGCGCTCCACCCATCGAAATCGATTTTCGCGCTTTACCAGATGACCGTTTTGTCCGTGGTAGCTCAATGAATTTGATCTACAGTTACGGTCCCCAAATCAACCCCCGTACCTCTGCTGTTCAGGTGTTTTTAGATGGCAACTTTATTGGTGGTGCCAGACTCACAGATGATCAAGGAGAAACACGCAGAACTTTGAAGGTGGATTTACCTGCAAACTTAGTTACACCCAGTTCCAAATTGCAAGTCTTCTTTCGGATGAATGCCAAAGAAGCTTTTAATAAAGAGCGCTGCATTCAACCTCCCGGCGAACAACTTACAGGTAGAGTACATGCAGACACGAGTTTTAATCTAAAGCGGGAAACTTCAGTTCAACTACCGAATCTAGAGTTGATGAGATTTGGTTATCCCTTTGTTGCTCCTCAAGATTTGTCAGCAACAACTGTTGTGATGCCCCAAAACCCCAGTGAAAACGATATTCTGACACTTTTAGAGGTGAGCGAAAGATTAGGCAGATTGAGCCAATCGGATGGGATGAAGTTGGAAGTCCACACTAGAGAGTCTCTCCCCGAATCAATTCGCAAAAAAAATAATTTAGTAGCGATTGGCACTCTGAGTAAATTTCCGATTCCTGAAGCCCTCAAATCCCAAGGTTTTAACTTAAGTCAAGCATTCAATCGCTCATCCGCAGCAGGTGCAGTCCAAACTCCCCAAGATCAGCAAGGGATGATTAAGCAAGTGGTTTCACCTTGGAATTCGCAGCGGGTGGTTCTGGCTTTAGCAGCTTCGACAGATAGCGGATTAGAAAAAGTTCGTCAGGTTTTGAATCAAGATCCTTGGTTCTCTCAACTCAAAGAGGATACGGTGCTAATTAGCAGCAATGAGCCAAATCCAAAACCTTATGATCCAGATGCTTATCAATTAGCATTTTTCAAAGATGCCCAATCTTCCAGTCGAGTTGAAGACACAACTCCTTTGAGCAAAGCTTCACGTCTAATTCAAGATAATTGGCTACTGCTACCAATCGGAGTTGTTGGACTTTCCCTAGTTCTTTATGGAATCGTTCAACAATATCTCAAACGTCTCAGTGGTGGCAGTGGAAGTAAATAA
- a CDS encoding glycosyl hydrolase family 8: MNVANEEAEGQGAGSRGDCDEITGLKLILNLSEGTINKAIATGNYTKLSSIHHDAWIISKLYLFIQEYFVSPLGNCRQHLVNQTVPRMRHLPQLIAIAFPIIGLYACFSGYSATKRQIPETQPQVHINQPLSDSDKSALFLAALPTNIKNRQLLAESWQSYRRRFIQSDGRVIDFEASDRSTSEGQAYAMLRAVFINDADTFALTLNWSENNLQRQQNGQRKDSLWAWKWGRNSEGKWGSIDGNFASDGDIDAITALILASRRWERPEYLELAKTKLRDLWNLSTAVGTGGKRYLLPGPASAFIPNSSTLYLNPSYLSPYAFRLFAQVDKERNWLSLVNTSYEILEQSTQLSPVGLPSDWVALDIPTGKFTALPSSSPLSTLYSFDAYRVWWRISLDAAWFNEPKAKRYLRSSTKYLEKLWREQSRLPARINLQGKSLVDYEATSQYAMLYAAWRIVNPKLGEQVLVKKILPQYQNGIWGDHSAYYTQNLAWLGLISPDAMPQQLLKTK, encoded by the coding sequence ATGAACGTCGCAAATGAAGAAGCAGAGGGGCAGGGAGCAGGGAGCAGGGGAGATTGTGATGAAATTACTGGTTTGAAGCTAATACTGAACCTGAGTGAGGGAACAATAAATAAAGCGATCGCCACGGGAAATTATACCAAGTTGTCTAGCATTCACCATGATGCATGGATAATTAGTAAACTGTATTTATTTATACAGGAATACTTTGTATCTCCCCTTGGTAATTGTCGCCAACATCTTGTCAATCAAACGGTTCCTAGGATGCGACACCTTCCACAGCTAATAGCGATCGCGTTCCCCATCATTGGGCTATATGCTTGTTTTTCTGGTTATTCTGCAACCAAGCGGCAAATACCAGAAACTCAACCACAAGTACATATCAACCAACCATTGAGTGACAGCGATAAAAGTGCCTTATTCTTAGCAGCTTTACCCACCAACATCAAAAATCGTCAACTCCTTGCCGAAAGTTGGCAAAGTTATCGACGGCGTTTTATTCAAAGTGACGGTAGAGTCATTGATTTTGAAGCAAGCGATCGCTCTACCAGCGAAGGACAAGCTTATGCTATGTTGCGGGCTGTTTTCATCAACGACGCAGACACATTTGCCCTGACCCTAAATTGGAGTGAAAATAATCTGCAACGTCAGCAAAATGGTCAACGCAAAGATAGTTTGTGGGCTTGGAAATGGGGTCGCAATAGTGAAGGCAAATGGGGAAGTATCGATGGCAACTTTGCTAGCGACGGCGATATCGATGCCATTACTGCTTTAATTTTGGCATCTAGACGCTGGGAAAGACCCGAATACTTGGAGTTGGCAAAAACCAAACTCAGGGATTTATGGAATCTTTCTACGGCAGTGGGAACTGGAGGAAAACGTTATTTATTACCAGGTCCAGCTAGTGCCTTCATTCCCAATTCATCCACCCTGTACCTCAATCCTTCCTACCTGTCACCCTATGCTTTCCGATTATTTGCTCAGGTGGACAAAGAACGTAATTGGTTGAGCTTGGTGAATACAAGTTATGAGATTTTGGAACAATCAACACAATTATCTCCAGTAGGTTTACCTAGTGACTGGGTTGCCTTAGATATTCCCACTGGTAAATTTACAGCTTTACCCTCATCCAGTCCCCTTTCAACTTTATATAGCTTCGATGCTTATCGGGTTTGGTGGCGAATATCCCTTGATGCTGCTTGGTTTAATGAGCCAAAGGCAAAGCGTTATCTGCGAAGTTCAACCAAGTACCTAGAAAAACTCTGGCGTGAACAATCACGACTACCAGCCAGGATTAATCTTCAGGGTAAAAGCTTAGTTGATTATGAGGCTACGTCCCAGTATGCCATGCTCTATGCTGCATGGCGGATTGTTAATCCCAAATTAGGTGAGCAAGTACTAGTGAAAAAAATACTACCACAGTACCAAAACGGAATTTGGGGCGATCACTCAGCATATTATACCCAAAATTTGGCTTGGTTAGGATTAATTAGCCCAGATGCAATGCCCCAGCAATTACTGAAAACTAAGTAA
- a CDS encoding tetratricopeptide repeat protein: MSSSTSSLCHLSKGRSSKAALTGFLSTNKWLLAAPLYLLLFASGVVMPILMESTPVVAQKASTPIQRGYKMLDQGLVNQAIAVFQQVLKSNPQSLQAKLGLAIGYRRAGKIDNAWNAYQQVLIQDPNNLVALKTVGLLGTYKPQWQMGGIKALTTLLQQTPNDVESRSLRAVLYFYQGRQTEAMADFQIVLAAGNPSDEILLNAAQAFTYGGNYPKALELFNRYGKPITGDAAVAYGRALRENGNVTQAVQVLEAQLRRSNTLDRTAVETRKELAVAYIANNQASQAVVALEPLKGRADAVLPLARSLNEIRKRNSDPNLAPQIISLYRQAIANNPQAVIYQEAADVLSGLPGGEQTAIQLYRQLVAQQPNNKGLLVRQLALESKLGVIARSDLRQRLATVLQTLPNDPAQQQQLAFALSEIGIPDPEFLPVYQSLAQSNPNVPMLYFRIAQISLQLDDMNGARSALAAYTATPMGSKDLAHQLLAAEIERREGNLEGSAKRYQALLKSKPDRADIVDGALQGLVGVRRQQKRYDDALAIYDQILTRSPQSQNIQLGRTAIAYQAKRISEAEARAILENWLATQPATNTPPELYTLVQVLPVYPERETLYEYLAELDPGNIPMQIRVVETIAQRSPAQARGKVKQLMARLPQTASNAQLQAQLAKAAGDLQQAGKIYEKILAQEPDNLNALVALGGIRFEQRQFESAEQIYSQFLEQKPDDVDAKRAVADLTAILDKPLAALNQMEELQVKQMREGGTDSELSQRMQQIQEEFLQRRGFQPAWEDYERRK, encoded by the coding sequence ATGAGCAGTTCCACAAGCTCACTGTGTCACTTGTCGAAGGGCAGAAGCAGTAAAGCTGCTTTGACAGGCTTTTTGTCTACCAATAAATGGTTGCTAGCTGCCCCCCTTTACTTACTCTTGTTTGCTTCTGGGGTGGTAATGCCAATTTTGATGGAGTCAACTCCAGTAGTCGCGCAAAAAGCAAGTACCCCCATACAGCGGGGATATAAAATGCTGGATCAGGGTTTGGTGAATCAAGCGATCGCTGTTTTCCAACAGGTGCTTAAAAGCAATCCCCAATCACTACAAGCAAAGTTAGGTTTAGCCATTGGCTATAGACGTGCTGGAAAGATTGATAATGCTTGGAATGCTTACCAACAGGTTTTAATCCAAGATCCAAATAATTTGGTGGCACTAAAAACTGTCGGTTTACTAGGTACCTACAAACCCCAATGGCAGATGGGGGGAATTAAAGCTTTAACAACTTTGTTGCAGCAAACCCCCAATGATGTGGAGTCTCGGAGTTTACGGGCAGTCCTGTACTTCTACCAGGGTCGCCAAACTGAGGCAATGGCTGATTTTCAGATTGTCTTAGCTGCTGGAAACCCCTCAGATGAGATTCTGTTGAATGCAGCACAGGCTTTTACCTATGGAGGAAATTATCCCAAAGCTTTGGAACTATTCAACCGCTATGGCAAACCAATTACTGGGGATGCAGCGGTGGCTTATGGGCGGGCATTGCGGGAAAATGGCAATGTTACCCAAGCAGTACAGGTATTGGAGGCACAATTACGCCGCTCTAATACCCTCGATCGCACAGCGGTAGAAACTCGTAAAGAGTTAGCGGTGGCATACATTGCCAACAATCAAGCCAGCCAAGCTGTAGTAGCTCTAGAACCGTTGAAGGGGAGAGCAGATGCTGTTTTGCCCTTAGCGCGGAGTTTGAACGAAATCCGCAAACGTAACAGCGACCCCAACCTGGCACCACAAATCATTAGTTTGTACCGTCAAGCGATCGCTAATAATCCCCAAGCTGTAATTTACCAAGAAGCAGCGGATGTCCTCTCAGGTTTACCAGGGGGTGAACAAACCGCCATTCAGCTATACCGCCAACTTGTTGCCCAACAACCTAACAATAAAGGTTTATTGGTGAGGCAATTGGCACTGGAAAGTAAACTGGGTGTGATTGCCCGCAGCGATTTGCGTCAGCGACTGGCAACAGTTTTGCAAACCTTACCCAATGATCCCGCCCAACAGCAGCAGTTAGCATTTGCACTGAGTGAAATTGGCATCCCCGATCCAGAGTTTTTACCTGTATATCAAAGCCTTGCCCAAAGCAATCCCAATGTGCCAATGTTGTATTTTCGGATTGCTCAGATATCTCTGCAACTGGATGATATGAACGGTGCCAGAAGTGCCTTAGCAGCCTATACAGCAACCCCGATGGGGAGTAAAGATTTGGCACATCAGTTATTGGCAGCAGAAATTGAACGGCGAGAAGGTAACTTAGAAGGCAGTGCCAAACGCTACCAAGCTTTACTCAAAAGTAAGCCAGACCGTGCAGACATCGTGGATGGAGCCTTACAAGGTTTAGTTGGTGTGCGACGGCAGCAAAAACGTTATGATGATGCCCTGGCAATCTATGACCAAATATTAACTCGCAGTCCCCAAAGTCAAAATATCCAATTGGGACGGACAGCGATCGCTTACCAAGCAAAACGCATATCAGAAGCCGAAGCCAGAGCCATACTGGAAAATTGGTTAGCCACTCAACCTGCCACCAATACCCCCCCAGAACTTTATACCCTGGTGCAGGTGTTACCTGTATATCCAGAACGGGAAACCCTCTATGAATATTTAGCCGAGCTTGACCCCGGTAATATTCCTATGCAAATTCGGGTGGTGGAAACCATTGCTCAACGTAGCCCTGCACAGGCAAGAGGAAAAGTCAAGCAATTAATGGCGAGGTTGCCTCAAACTGCTAGCAATGCCCAACTTCAAGCACAACTAGCCAAAGCCGCCGGAGATTTACAGCAAGCTGGAAAAATCTACGAGAAGATTTTGGCACAGGAACCCGATAACTTAAATGCCTTGGTGGCTTTGGGGGGAATTCGGTTTGAGCAAAGGCAATTTGAGAGTGCGGAACAGATTTATTCCCAATTTTTAGAACAAAAACCCGATGACGTAGATGCAAAAAGGGCAGTAGCTGATTTAACAGCCATCTTAGATAAACCATTGGCAGCGTTAAATCAGATGGAAGAGTTGCAAGTTAAACAGATGCGTGAAGGAGGTACAGACAGCGAGTTATCGCAAAGAATGCAGCAAATTCAGGAAGAATTCTTACAACGACGAGGATTTCAGCCAGCCTGGGAGGATTATGAACGTCGCAAATGA
- a CDS encoding carbohydrate porin, with amino-acid sequence MKPQIFDCHKFISPSWFYRVYLLLLTTSSSVAWVVAVNQPSLAQSISVGESRNSGELLLVPKLPTAGAKTNLQAAPPPPGETPINPISAPISIGSGLTPAIQPPIVGISPANNIQQLENSLIQQARGKTPTAKRSSANSVLPKLAIGGDIPDLGLGLLKPVNTPKQENFVAQNTEQFNLQPPATTQEFTAPGAVTPTFNQFLNSPATATSQSAVVPLPPVLGEEPQPGLNAGNSVPTFNQLLNAKSGTQSSGNSRFAASPTFNQFLNSQTQNQENKPQNPEFVNESVANTQTPPTFSQLFNAQGGTLPTISDPQVAQQRPNTATPLSQQPNQSPPLIKSTALTQSSLRVQGVYLTQGEDSSARARLTAIYPLTPQVLFGATLDLVSNGSSFDDSRNEGLNINEAYFATSLTGLPNLRFAIGQLDLTSYFDRNSFAKDGASQFFNPVFQTNPALSVTGISSRPALLANWSVTDNIDAKAAVFSSSDRLSNFALDGFAGEIGIRYGNAIIRGTYATDRDAGNRDTFAEGFSIARGNNQFGPQKDDREEAYGLNAEFFIPNLKLGLFGRYGHYENRDSGQDAKTYVLGASFLDLFTPDDRLGLAYGRALSNDSLRRGEQPDVVELFYDFKFLPNLRLGFTVQGRDSFEETVLGVRVKSDFDVTPRGRSGR; translated from the coding sequence ATGAAGCCCCAAATATTTGACTGTCATAAATTTATTTCCCCAAGTTGGTTTTACCGGGTTTATCTGCTACTTCTGACTACATCTAGCTCCGTTGCTTGGGTAGTTGCTGTTAACCAACCTTCACTAGCTCAATCCATTTCTGTTGGAGAATCACGAAACTCTGGAGAATTACTCCTAGTACCCAAATTGCCAACTGCGGGGGCAAAAACCAATCTCCAAGCGGCACCACCACCACCTGGAGAAACCCCAATTAATCCTATTTCCGCACCAATTTCAATAGGTTCAGGTTTAACACCTGCAATCCAACCCCCAATTGTGGGTATATCACCCGCCAACAATATTCAACAGCTAGAAAATTCTTTGATTCAGCAAGCTAGGGGAAAAACTCCCACAGCTAAACGTTCATCTGCAAATTCTGTGTTGCCAAAATTAGCCATTGGTGGAGATATCCCAGATTTGGGTTTGGGACTTTTGAAACCAGTAAATACTCCCAAACAGGAGAATTTTGTCGCTCAAAATACAGAGCAATTTAATCTCCAACCACCAGCTACAACTCAAGAATTTACGGCTCCAGGTGCTGTTACACCTACTTTTAACCAGTTTCTAAATTCTCCAGCTACAGCTACCTCACAATCAGCGGTTGTGCCTTTACCCCCGGTGCTTGGAGAAGAACCACAACCAGGATTAAATGCAGGAAATTCTGTACCGACCTTTAATCAGTTGCTCAATGCTAAATCGGGAACTCAATCATCAGGTAATTCTCGGTTTGCAGCATCACCAACTTTTAATCAATTTTTGAATTCACAGACTCAAAACCAAGAAAACAAACCACAAAATCCCGAATTTGTCAATGAATCGGTAGCAAATACTCAGACACCACCAACCTTTAGTCAGTTATTCAACGCTCAAGGTGGAACTTTACCAACAATTAGTGACCCTCAGGTGGCACAACAGCGACCAAATACCGCTACACCTTTGAGTCAACAACCTAATCAATCGCCACCTTTGATTAAAAGTACGGCATTGACACAATCTTCGTTAAGGGTACAGGGTGTATACCTAACCCAAGGTGAAGATTCATCAGCTAGAGCCAGGTTAACAGCAATTTATCCATTGACTCCCCAAGTCTTGTTTGGGGCAACTTTAGATTTAGTCAGTAACGGTAGTTCCTTCGATGACTCTCGCAATGAAGGCTTGAATATCAACGAGGCTTATTTTGCAACTTCTCTAACTGGATTACCTAACTTGCGGTTTGCGATTGGTCAATTGGATTTGACTTCCTATTTTGATCGCAATAGCTTTGCCAAAGATGGAGCAAGTCAATTTTTTAACCCAGTATTTCAAACTAATCCAGCCCTATCTGTAACGGGAATTTCCTCACGTCCAGCCCTGTTGGCAAATTGGAGTGTCACCGACAACATCGATGCTAAAGCTGCGGTGTTTTCCTCCTCTGACAGATTAAGTAATTTTGCTTTAGATGGGTTTGCAGGGGAAATTGGGATTCGTTATGGAAATGCCATTATTCGCGGTACTTATGCAACCGATCGGGATGCGGGAAACCGGGATACATTTGCCGAAGGGTTCAGTATTGCACGGGGAAATAACCAATTTGGTCCCCAGAAAGACGATCGGGAAGAAGCCTACGGATTGAATGCAGAATTTTTTATACCGAATCTGAAACTTGGTTTATTTGGTCGTTACGGTCATTATGAAAATCGGGATTCAGGACAGGATGCAAAAACCTATGTTTTGGGAGCCAGTTTCCTAGATTTATTTACACCCGATGACCGCTTAGGTTTAGCTTACGGACGGGCATTGTCGAATGATAGCTTGCGACGTGGTGAACAGCCAGATGTGGTGGAACTTTTCTATGATTTTAAATTTTTACCGAATTTGCGACTAGGTTTTACAGTTCAAGGACGGGATAGTTTCGAGGAAACAGTACTGGGTGTAAGGGTGAAATCAGACTTTGATGTCACCCCCAGAGGGAGAAGTGGTAGATAG